AATTCTGTAGCTCCATGCCCAATGCCAAAGGGCTGTAATAGCTCTattctttcagctttgttgattgCAACATACATTTTCTGTTAGGTCTCACTTCCAGTGTGTAGCTTTCTTTGGCATATAGCGCATACTTCTGACTTCTCCAAACATCTTAGGGTTTCCAATGCAATCTGAGTTTCACTCCCACAGCTTTACCCAGTGGTCtcttgtggggtggtgggctgtgagaggcagctgggtaacTGGTCGAGTAAGCTTCAAATcctggagaccctaaagggacagcAGGAGTTTGGCACCGCTCCTGGGACTCCTGGATCCTCTCACTTAGCTTCAACCCTCCATatcccctcccaaagagaggtttgtggccattggtcacatagtacaggtagagggtatgacacaggctgcagagcctcaagacatctccatattcatgaaatacctaaaggccagagggtgtagccaattaagcattcctccccagaccctcctcctcctcccaaaaggtatttaacctcaggcctgccctgagaacatggtacagcttcatccactttccaccatgacaataaagatCTTAAGACCATATCTTAAAACCTGGACTAGCttttgtctttggggcccaccgtAGGGGACCacggagaaggtcttcaactacagagctgccatctaatctcctgccaatgacctctctatgttccagccatggagacccagccaagacccagccaagcgagtcaccatgaccaacactctcattttttcccccttccccctttggCTGCTTGTCGATCCAGCCTGTACGCCCCCTGTCTTGGTCCTTCCATGTCCTCTCCGTGGTGGTGAGAGCCCAAGGGCTGGAGACAAGTCGGTTTCCAGCCACCCCTTGGCCTGGTGATCCCCAAGCTAAGAGCTCTGGCCCCTGCAGagtctcagactgtgttctctccacccCTGAAGCGGAAGTGGCTTCTCACAGCCGAACATCCACCCGGTgtatggagtgaactcagtctatttcccctgcctctgcttccctgagctGCAGCCCCAGCCCCTTGGGGCGGCAGACATGCAGGACCCACAACTCAACCCACAGGACCCATGCCCGCTCCTGTACAACAGCCTAACAGTCTTTCAGGTTCTTTTCATAGGGTCTTCCTTGCTACACATTAGCTGGCCCTATAGCTCTTTATTTGGAAGCTAGCCTGGTAAGGAACTTGggcttttaaaatcacatttttatttgtctttctttctagGATCAGTAAATTCTCAGTTATTTTCCTTATACAAGTTAGAAGCTTAAATGGGGAGGGTCTATGTTTCAACACAGATCAAACTTGTCCTtaaattctttttctgtctcatctCAAGCCTTGTCTACAATATCAACCTTCCtggctctctttcttcttttaaactgTATGTATTGTATTTATTTCTGATAAGATGGTATTTTTCATTTTAGTGCTACTTAAGAGTGATCATTAATAGCCAGATAGTGGCTGGTAGTGTTAGAGTCCCTAAACATATTTAGACAGGACAGGAACATAGAATGTCTGCCCAGGAATGATGTGGTCAATGAGAAGTGTCAGCCCAAGAGAATACCTATGTGGGATCCAGATGGTGATGCTGTAGTGATGATATTGTTAAAATCTTTAGGACTTACATCATACCACTATATGCTCTTAATATTGGGATATTAATTACAAGATTTATTGTTTGGgtcttttttttgtattttagttttgCAAGACTTGAATATATCAACATAATCTTTTTTGTTTCCTATTCTGTTGTGCACTGGCAAAATTTAGTAATTAGTACAATATTGGTAAGACTGTGAAAGAAGAGACCATTGTAGGATGTTTTAGTCCTGGGTTTAACTAATCCCAAATGAACTGAGAATAAAAATCTCCTGAGCATAGACTGAGTCCATGTACTCATTAAGAAAATTGCTTGACCAAAGGGAAGCCAGGTTGGATATTATAAGTTGATTGATACacacttttctctgtttttctataTTGTTTGGTTTTGAAGAAGGATGAGTCACGTCATCACTATGTACATGTTTTGAACTTCTGGTTGCAAACTTCTTGTCTTTAGTTGAATGTGTCAGGGATTCATAGACTTACAGAGAAGGTAAAATTGTATTTATCCTTGTGCAGATTTCAATTATATCTTATCCAGAGACCTTCAAAATGTTTACCTTCCAGTGTCTTAAAACTGTATCACTTGcttcattttcttaaagaatttcAAGGATGACAATAGTATGTTTTCAGCACATCCTGTGTCTGTGAAATGGTAAAAGAGAttaaagatacatttattttcttttgtaagtgaGGCTGTTAGCATCCTTATAAGCAATTCACCATGCTTTTTTATGTCaagttttgtttaattaaaagagGCAAGCATGACCTGAATGACAAAGCCATCTTCTGAAGAACATTATGAATATGTTTATTTCTATGCTTTTAAGTGGCAGAATTTTAGTTATGGCTGACTTCTGTAGAGTTTTATATCTGATGATATTACCATATATACCAAACAGCATGTTTCATATTTGTGAAAAAATGCTTTTTATTCATCATTGAAAGGTTATTTTAACCTTAAAAATGCAACAATCCtgaaatgatttaaatatatttattactcttaattttacattttagtaAATTTTAACTATCATGTAAACCACATAACAGTTATTTGCCAGTTTTGATGGTGtattgatgaaaaaaatatttctaaagagtAAAAACATGGAGACTCAGAAGACTAAAGCAGAAAGGTGAATAATATCCATTATTAGTTTAGTTCTTATCACTTGTTGAATTGCATAACACAGAAACTAGTACAACAACTTTGATAACTTACATCACAGACTCTAGGTTGTCTGTTAAATATCAGAAAGAACAGGACATACAGGTTACAGTGTAGAGCTTTATGGTTTGAGAAGGTAATTCCAATAGGTAATTTTATTCACTCTGATAATTCTTTGAGAAGAAAGCCACTATTACACTTTGAGATGAAAAAATGCTTTGTATGAGTTTCTTTTGTATTCAAGAGAGTCTAAAGATAAAATGACAAATAAACttagcaaaaagaaaatgttaaaatgatACAAGTATCTCAGCATTAATAGAAAATAACTATCGATTTCTGGCtgcatttaattattttctgtggTCCATATTTTAATTCTCACAAATCAAAAAGTTGTTtttgtaataaaagaaaatctattcTGATGTCTTTGTTAACAAACATATTTACTTCCTTAGccaataaaaacaatacatattAATGTTGAAAATAACTATGCTAGCACTTAGGTTTAGTAAATATGATCGGGTGTTCAGATTCTACTAATATACTATAGAAGTTGGGAAATAGTACTGAAATTGAAATTTAATGTTATATACTCACTTCTGAAAGCAATCAGTATGTGAAACCAGAAAAACTGTTttgaattaaaaatgaagatgttAATAAAATGTTAGATAAATCTATAGTTCAAAATGTGTTACACACATAGAAATTAGGACCATATGTGAACTGTTGGTGTATAATTGCTCAAGAGGGCTTTATATACCCatgtacaaaaatattttctttcagcaAGATGTTTTTTTGTTGAAGAGGATGAGAAGAGATTAGAAAATTAGAAGTGTTCCATTGCTCAACTCCAAGGAATGTAGCAATATCAGTATTTAAACTTTTGTTCCTTTTAACACTGTGTTtacactttgatttcttttttttatctgtaGATTCTCTGAACAATAAATCAATATGAAAAACCACTCTATGGTTACTGAGTTTTCGCTCTCAGGTatatcagacacaccagaacttCAGgttgtgatttttatctttttattcattGCTTACATCCTAAGTGTGTGTGGAAACCTAAGCATCATCACTCTCACCTTGCTAAACTCTCAGCTGAAGACTCCTATGTATTTCTTCCTCCAGAATTTCTCCTTCTTAGAAATTATATTCACCAGTGTTTCTGTTCCTAGATTTTTGGGGTCAATAATTACTGAAGTCAAAACCATTTCGTATAACAACTGTTTGGCTcagttatatttctttctttccctgggaGTGTCTGAGTTCTTCCTTCTAACTGCTATGTCTTATGATCGCTATGTTGCCATCTGCAAGCCATTGCACTATGTTATTATCATGAATCAGAAAGTCTGCACCCTCCTTGTCCTCACCTCATGGCTGATAGGATTTCTGAGCATCTTCCCTTTAATCATGCTTATCCTCAAGTTAGATTTTTGTGCTTCGAATATCATTGATCACTTCTGCTGTGACTTCTTCCCCATTTTACAACTGTCTTGTTCAGATACAAGGCTTTTAGAAGCATTTGGCCTTTATTGTGCCTCTGTCACTCTGCTGTTCACACTGGCTCTAGTGATCTTGTCCTACATCTGCATCATCAGCACCATTCTGAGGTTCCCATCTGCCAGTCAGAGGAAAAAGGCTTTCTCCACCTGTTCCTCTCACATGATTGTCATCTCCATCTCTTATGGCAGCTGcattttcatgtatgtgaaaCCTTCTGCAAATGAAAGAGCATCACTGACCAAAGGGGTGGCTGTTCTCAATACTTCAATTGCTCCCATGCTGAATCCTTTTATTTACACCTTGAGAAATCAGCAAGTAAAACAAGCCTTCAAAGATTTGACTCATAAAGTGATGTTTAATAGAAACAATTGAATGTATTGTTTAATGTGAATGTCGTGGCACCTCTTAAAAATGAAGGAATCAACCTTTATATTATGGGCACCTTGGTTTTAGCTtcttaaaaaagtattttttgtgCGTATGTGTATTTTGTGTACTTGTATACTTGTGTACATTTCTGTGTACCTATTGCAAGCCTcatacacagaggccagaaaagggcattacgTCTCTTGGAAGTGGAGCTATTGATGGCTCTGAGCCTATATCTTGGTGTTGTGAATTGCAGCAAGAAAGAGCTGGAAGAACTTATAACCTTGGAACCACCTCTCTAATTCCTGAATTTGTGATTTGAAAGTAACTGtgttatgttttcctttaaaactgTGTGGGCATTGTTTACTATTTACTCTGTGTTGAAACTTTCAATCATGGAGGAGGTAGGGTCACTGCACAAAGCTATAAAACATTTGATAGACATCCATATTTTGGAATGAGAACCTGTTTTCACTGTATGTCTTTCTTCAAAAATGTAATGCCAATGGTAAAATTCATTTACACTTACtgttatatgcatgtaataattTCCTTCTCCATTTTATTGGGTATTGTTTCTCAAAACTAacaataatgaaataaagaaacagCTCAaggcacaaagacagacagacatagacacagaaagacagacatacactaaacacataaaattgaaaaccatatttaaataaaatatcagtgatataaaaatatttcacataaagctttgagataaaataaaatccaaaaaatCACATTGAGTTCCTTATGTTGGCCATTTAATGGCATGGTTCTTGCCCTTAGGCATGGTTTGTATATCCAATGACAAGCCATGGGagcagatttctttttcttttgtgagtgTTTGTCAAGGGGAGATAGCCTGTTGTTTAGCTATGAAAGATCATGCCCACTTCTATTCTTGGTGCTCAGACCCCATCTGGCTAGGGTGTGTGCAAGCTCTGTttatgctgccacagtctctatgAGTTTATATGTATGTCAGCCTGCCGTGTCTTGAAGATATTGTCTCCTTAGTGTCTTCCATCCTCACTATATCTCATAATCtatctgtttcctcttctgcGGGTTTCTTTGAGGAAAGGGGTTTGTTGGAGACATTCCATTAAATATTGATTGTTCtaaggtctcttactctctgcccaTTGTCCTTTTGtgggtttctgtttttgttctcaTCTGCTATAGAAGGAAGCTTCCTGATGTTTGCTGAGCAAGATTGGTCTTTGGGTATAGCAGAATGTTTTTTAGGAGTCATCACATTGCTATTGTATAGcagaaaaatgatatttggctTTCTTCTAGGGTTTTCTAGTCCTAGCTCTTTTGCCACATGGGTAGTGTCAGTCATGGATTCCATCTTATGGAATTGGGCTTAAATATAAATCAGATACTAGGTGGTTAAGCCCACAGTGGTGTGTCACTATTGAATCAGTGTATCATGTTGGCATGTTACTACTGTAGAGCACAGGGTTAATAGCTCCATTAGTATTTGCCTTTCTTCTCTGGTTGCACATGAAGTAACTTCCAGTTCCATGAACACTAGTCCATAGGGATGAAGGCTCTACTTAGGCATCAGCTtggcttctctgtgttcaatgagatGTGCAGGTGTCTCCAGCAATAGGGTCTTCCCATCAGTTTGTGAAGAACAAAGTCCATCTACACCTTGAGTACTTCTATTTATTAACTtcttattaaaatgaatataatggtttctttttccacAAATTTGTTTCTAGACACAATGGTATTGATCCTCAAGATTGAACGTTCCCATTACTATTCATAATTAACACCACAATCATATCTTTCTAGGCAAAGTTATGCAAAATTGATAAGGcagtaaaaagaaaatcttataaGTCTTTTAATCATTGTTACTTCTGAGGAATTTTTGTTACTACCAGGTCAATAGAAATTCCAGAAGGAACCCTTGCATGAGGATACAGACCCTGAAATATTTGAATgttgctatatttttaaaaaagttacagagttctttaatatatatatgttaaaaattccttaaaacaGCAACAGAGCTATTTATCCTGTCTAGGATAGTATGTAGCTCCTATCCATGTCCAGTGTCCTAGTTACTGTTCTATAACTGTAAGgcaacatcatgaccaaggcaacttatagccGAAAGCATTAAATAGGGGGCCtagttacagtttcagaggtttcagccATGATTTTTATGGCAAGAGCACAGTGGCAAGTAGGCAGGCACGGTCTTGTAGAAGTTGCTTAGCCCTCTCATCTGATCTgaaatctggagagagagagagagagagagagagagagagagagagagagagagagagagagaaagaaagagagagaaagaagctggcatgggcttttgaaacttcaaatccTTCAACTTCCAGATAACCCAACTCTTCCAAGAAGACCACATCTAACATGTTCTAAACAGTTTACCAACTGGAGAAttaagcatgcaaatatatgatCCTGTGATGGCCATtgacattcaaaccaccatacctggtAATCTCAAAATGAGGGCCTATTTGCTTCAAGTCCAACCTGAGTCTTAACATGTGAGAATAGTACAAGGTCACTAATAGATGAATATCACAGTTCATGATGCAAGATAAATGAGCCTGGCATGGAGACTTACCAGGAAACACACTTGTGGTCATGTGTAATGACCCTATTTCAATTATATGTAGAGGAAGTACAAAGATGACTTTTCTATGACTTCTACATGCATGTTGtaacatactcacacatacatagacaggCACACCATATATGAACTTCCCCCCCTCCCCtgttcttttattcatttgtgaTCTATAGTAGACTAAATGTACACCCACAAAGGAAAGGTCATCTTTAGATTCTACTAATTTAAATGATATTATTTAAGGAAACATCATCACAGACATCCCATTAAAGAGTATTTCGCCACTCAGGTGAGAATCCTGTAATCTATTTACAGCCACCATATAGAACAGATCTTTACTTCAATATTGTAAACTTCTAGGTTAAGTGAAAAATTGCAGGAGGCTGTGTTGTTGTATTTTGATAGTTGAGAAGGTATTATAGAAGCAAACCATAGGCTATTTACTGTAATACATGTAGCCATGTCACtgtccagagcctgacatatacagaggctgatgctcgcagctaaccatcAAGCTGATCACAGGATCCCCAGTGgtggagctagagagaagactgaagcagtTGAAGGGacttgtggccccatggagagagagacaatgtcaaccaaccagagctcccagggcctaaacagctagcctgggaacacacatggaaggacccatgtctccagctgtatatgtagagaagaatggacttgttgggcatcagtgggagaagagggccttggtatcttgaaggctggatgccccaatgagGGGGAATTCTAAGGCAGGGAGGTGAGAGTCCATGGATgtgtgagggcacatcctcatagaaatgggagggcagatgggataaggggtttctgggggagggaatggggaaaaaggataaaatatgaaatgtagataaagcttccaatagtaataaaaaacaaaacaagaaaacaaacaaacaaacaaacaaaaaacccccacagataatggaactggctatcacagtcAAATATTTGAgacttttggcagcaatttaacattacccatattattgGAATTTCTTGTAATTGTCAAGGAAAAGAGACTTTTccttgtggaaggggcccatggaactttaaaacaataccttcataaaataaaaaaagggggagatatatcccaatataccacaaatttatttaaataatgatctttttattttaaattttttagttttaaaattttggataccaaggaactttttgctgagtgtctatggcactctacaactaggcagacttatgcataggtgaaggggaaggatctacttactggcataaggtatgatcctgatcaggtattaaatatggagAAGAGGGCATATTTGTGTTTAATCTgcaagatgctgaaggagcatggtgccTGCCAGAGTGATGAACGAGACATGCTGAtgtcaggacaaagaatgatgctgacctgtgagaaTGCTGAGTGCCTTGACAATGGTGACTtggaagctatattggacatacatttctgacccacctttgcttgcctatacccctaatgggacaagctgccttgcttcaagtttttagaccttgtggaacaaagaatcaaaaagagaagttataatgacacttctattttttttacatgtgaccagttatttagaCTCAATCATGGGCTGGTCAAGAAACCAAccaaatattggaaataacagtcttcatttggaagtctggttccagacattttcagagacatatatggaagttagctgcagttctctatgatgtgttagcaagagataaagttgggacaggttctggatttcaaacaggtgttagcacatgtgttaaggctcttttaatttcaagtcaaaattacttttgtttcttttacagtatttaatgtaagttgcattgactgtataccttctaattgtgtcaatgttttgaaatctggcatgccagttatggaggtctatcaaccagcaattgttttattgccttgagtatcacagaaccttggtatcctaaaaatagcttgcaagtactggaagaaataagccagtctttaagcagaagcaagagggtaatgggcttggttattgctggtataacagttttaatcACATTAATTGCCAGCACCACTgattctgcaattgctttgacataagaagttaagacagctacttttgttaatcatttagcaaaaatgctactaatatgttgaatatacaacaggatttagataggcacttgaaagaacagattgatgctctttatcctattcaaattattggaaggaggttcagaatttaagagtaaggagccatctcaagtgtcacgccaaataccattggatttattagttctaaaatttacagtggtagtcattataattaagaaaaagtttaaagacttgCAATGTATTTGGCATAGTTataacatctctctggatgttttaactttgcatagtgagcttatgaatttcaagaatgctgctctgctgagtgttgatgctgtagatactgctgataaaattacccatggcctgaggtcagtatttctattttggtcaagcttcaaaaatgacaTACATAGCTCGATTATGTTAGCCCCttttttgtcttgggaatacttttattcctgaccattgtgttaaagcttgcctttaacaacatcaacacattggcagccaaaatacatgacttgaaactgaaaatggactcccacaGAGAGTTaataaattaacaggctggtaagccaaggatgggaagattctgcacagagcctgaccaaccaaagacagaagtgcattgcttttgataatgaatattccatgatgggtaaggaaggcattcttatcagaacaacccaagacaggctcagtcttgttaacaaaataaaaaaaggtggagaggtggagagcctttgggactgcttggcaagattCTGACATGGGtccaggacaaggaaatgggctgcttggcaggaatatgacattggccaaggacaaggaagtaggcttcaggcagtaatctgacattaggctagaacaaagaagtaatttcagacaggaatctaaattttaggctagtacaaggaagtaggcttcagacatgaaaatgactttgggctaggacagggaagttggcttagATAATTTGGTCATCTTGAGAAGCCCTTAggaacagtgatcatggaagtgctcacagaattttgtttattgctttgcttgttctttgagtatttgtgtttattgtcttgattgttccttgactatttgcatctattgtattgccagttctcaacataaaactgaccttaatacttgcatgtaattaaaatggtataacagcaaaaagaggagggggatgggatagggcagttctagggaggggaaatggagaaaggggatggcatctcaaatgtaaataaaatatccaataaaaaagaaaaaaatgtagccaTGTATTGTATATCTATAGATATTTACCTATAGAAGGCTGAAGGTCGGATGcttcaatgttttgtagtatagggactgtccaggtgttcagcggtctctataaattggctaagttttagaagctatgctttgtgcttcccataatttcagttaactcagtcattctggatttctgatgaagacttatagtctcatagccaatcccggctatttactttgagagaaaagatttgagaggataattttcagctgacattcattctaaagctaagaaaaaagccaggttcagaactaacttttttagttaggagagatgacagaggttctgcttagtcaacaaaatgatggactgggtattaggtctatcttgtaccttactgacacaaattggtatagttatgctctaattgtattttgagaaaaagttttattttaacaggaagggtgatatgtaggaggagctaaagtgggaggagtaaggagaggaagagaaggagtaaggagaggaggaggagctaggagatgagagagagcagaggggccgGGGGGGGGGACATTGAGGCAGTTGTTCGCATGTCCCTgccagccaaagatagttgatatatctaggttgggtattgggttacacttctgtttgtgtgggcatcttgttattgagcattaccaaacttataaagcccttgattaacattaaaaaaattgtataaaagtaaaaaggaggagaggggatgggataggggttttctagggagggaaaatggggaaaggggatggcatctgaaatgtaaataaaatatccaataaaaaaataaagaaaaaactcaaaCTTAGGATAAAAATCAATATGCAtagtgtaaataaatatttagaatatgataattttaatatagttttataTTATTACTCTATTGTATTGTTTATAATTCTATATAATTTTTGTCACTGTATTAGTCTACAATTTGATTATAatcaagaaacaataaaaagtaggtataataacaataataacaaatctgTTGGAAAAAATGTGTATATCccaattttataacatttttatagccttataaatatattttgttttttaaaattacatatggATATGTTCaatataagtatatattcatataaaaatgatGAATTGGAATTGCCGTACTTAAGGGACACTTTCTAGAAGTCATAAGTTACCAAATAAAAATCCCagttacaaatgaaaaaaataaaaacaataaataaaaaacccccaaaacattTAGCCATGTATTGTATATCTATATGACATACAATACAAGCTTCTAATTCTTGTAAAAACATAA
Above is a window of Arvicanthis niloticus isolate mArvNil1 chromosome 22, mArvNil1.pat.X, whole genome shotgun sequence DNA encoding:
- the LOC143436408 gene encoding olfactory receptor 6C3-like, which gives rise to MKNHSMVTEFSLSGISDTPELQVVIFIFLFIAYILSVCGNLSIITLTLLNSQLKTPMYFFLQNFSFLEIIFTSVSVPRFLGSIITEVKTISYNNCLAQLYFFLSLGVSEFFLLTAMSYDRYVAICKPLHYVIIMNQKVCTLLVLTSWLIGFLSIFPLIMLILKLDFCASNIIDHFCCDFFPILQLSCSDTRLLEAFGLYCASVTLLFTLALVILSYICIISTILRFPSASQRKKAFSTCSSHMIVISISYGSCIFMYVKPSANERASLTKGVAVLNTSIAPMLNPFIYTLRNQQVKQAFKDLTHKVMFNRNN